DNA from Agathobaculum sp. NTUH-O15-33:
GCAGCACGTCGATCTCGTGCACCATCGAATTTTCCACCGCGGAGGCGTTGTCCCACGGCTCGGTCACGTCCGGGTTGCGGTGCGCGCAGTGCAGCAGCAGCGGCTCGCCGTACTTGCGGCTCCGGATCACTTCCTTGAGCTGACGGTAGCCCGGATCATAGCGGCGCATAAAGCCGACCTGAACGAGCTGCTTGCCCGCGTTCATTTCCGCTTCCACAATGCGCTTGCAGGCTTCCGCCGACGGCGCGAGCGGCTTTTCGCAGAATACGTACTTGCCCGCGGCAACGGCGGCCAGCACATACTGCTCGTGGTAAGCGTCGCTCGTGGTGACCACGACCGCGTCGATATCCGGGGACGCGGCCAGCTCTTCACCGGATTCATATGCCTTCAGCGCATACTTTTCCGCGACCGACTTGCAGAAATCCACGTTTGCATCCGCGCACGCGATCACCTTCGCGCCCGACAGTCTGGTGTTGATCCGCTCGATGTGGGTACGGCCGATCGCGCCAGTACCGATCACGCCTACTCGCAGTACCTGATTTTCCATTTTTTCTTCCTCCTATAACACGGATGGTTTATATATTACGAGCTCGTGCTCGTAATCCTGCAAAAGAGAGACGCACACCCGGTTTACGATGCGCGGATGTGGTCTCGCTTTAAAGAAGGCTTTCCTTTACCAGTATTTTAATTTCCGTAAATTGCAGCGCCGGGCTTGGCGTGGCGCCAAAGATCAGCCGGTCCATGAGCAGCTGCAGTCCGTTCCTGCCCTGTGCGTGCAGGTCGGAACCCAACGTGCAGTCGACCACTTCCTCCTGCATCAGCGAAAGGATTTCGGGATAATCCTCGTGTGAAAGCACCTTTATCTCAAGCGCCCTGCCGGATTCCTTCAGCGCCCGGCCCACCTCGGCCACGCCGCCGCAGGTAATATACAGCCCGTTCAGATCAGGCTGACGCCGCAGCAGCTCCAGCATTTTGCGGTAGGTGATCTCCTTGTTTTCCAGACTTTCCACGTGATCGACGATCTCGATCGCAGGGTAATGCTTTGCCATGAACTCGCCGAAGCCCAATTCGCGGATTCTTATGTAATAGTCGTTATTTTCGCTCGCGATGGAGCTGGTCACGACGGCGACCTTGCCCCGCCCGCCTAAAAACTGGCCGAGCAGGCGTCCCGCCACTTTGCTTGCGTGTTTGGCGTTCTGCCCCACATGGCAGACGCGCGCGCAGTTTTCAATATCGGTATTGATGGTGACTACCGGAATGCCGCGCTGCGCGGCCCGGTCGATCGCCCGGCGGACGCGTTCGGAGTTAAGCGGGCTGAGCAAAATGCCATCCGCCTCGTCCTGCATGGCCTGTTCGATCAGCGCGCACTGCCGGTCCACATCGCCGAAGGGACCCAAGCGGCAGGACGCCGTGATATCGAACCCCGCCATACCGGCGGCGCCTTGCTCGATCCCCTGACGCAAATACGGCGCGGCGTCCACATCCATTAAAACAGCCGCGATGCGGTAGGTTTTGCCCTGCTTTTGCAGCGCGCGGCCGGTTGGGTTTGGGGTGTAGCCCACTTCATCGATGATCTGCTGGATACGCTGGCGCACTTCGTCGCTCACGCCAACGCGGTGATGCAGCACCTTATCCACCGTAGCGCGGTGAACGCCCGCCATCTCCGCGATCTCTTTGATCGTAATCATAATTTCTCACACCTGTCGCAGGAAAGAGCTCGAGCTCTTTTATTAGCGAGCACGT
Protein-coding regions in this window:
- a CDS encoding LacI family DNA-binding transcriptional regulator is translated as MITIKEIAEMAGVHRATVDKVLHHRVGVSDEVRQRIQQIIDEVGYTPNPTGRALQKQGKTYRIAAVLMDVDAAPYLRQGIEQGAAGMAGFDITASCRLGPFGDVDRQCALIEQAMQDEADGILLSPLNSERVRRAIDRAAQRGIPVVTINTDIENCARVCHVGQNAKHASKVAGRLLGQFLGGRGKVAVVTSSIASENNDYYIRIRELGFGEFMAKHYPAIEIVDHVESLENKEITYRKMLELLRRQPDLNGLYITCGGVAEVGRALKESGRALEIKVLSHEDYPEILSLMQEEVVDCTLGSDLHAQGRNGLQLLMDRLIFGATPSPALQFTEIKILVKESLL
- a CDS encoding Gfo/Idh/MocA family protein, with protein sequence MENQVLRVGVIGTGAIGRTHIERINTRLSGAKVIACADANVDFCKSVAEKYALKAYESGEELAASPDIDAVVVTTSDAYHEQYVLAAVAAGKYVFCEKPLAPSAEACKRIVEAEMNAGKQLVQVGFMRRYDPGYRQLKEVIRSRKYGEPLLLHCAHRNPDVTEPWDNASAVENSMVHEIDVLRWLLGEDYATAEVRYGKATRKAKEGLHDPQVMVLTTKSGVRIDVESFVCNGQCYDIRCEVVCEDAILNLPKPATIEVLADTVRGNAVDADWSTRFTEAYNVEFQEWINACKAGRVDGPSAWDGYACQVAAAAASKARDTQTIVDVHYDEMPAFYQK